A segment of the Leucoraja erinacea ecotype New England unplaced genomic scaffold, Leri_hhj_1 Leri_818S, whole genome shotgun sequence genome:
gaacaggcagcctctctggagagcacaaatgggtgagattagtgtaggtgggacatgttggccggtgtgggctagttgggctgaagggcccgtttccctgctgtaaaactctgactctgagttcctccagcactctgtgtgttgtACCTGTATCCAAAGCAGTGAAGGACAGATGGGATTGCCAGCGTACCATTGATTTGATTAGTGTAGGAAGGTAATGCAGATGTTGGAGGggtatagatcacgtgcaggcagcggcctggatagagtcgtgtgcagaggatgtttcctctagtgggagagtctaggaccagaggtcacgatctcggaattaaaggacgtttctttaggaagaagatgaggaattttgtttagtcagagggtggataatctgtgcaattctttgccacagaaagctgcggaggccgtcaatagatatctttaaggcagagagagagagattcttgatttgtacgggtgtcaggggctatgggcagaatggggttatgagggagaaggcagtagaatggggttatgagggagagatagatcagccatcattgaatggtgaaatagacttgatgggctgaatggcttacttctgCTCCTACTATTTATGACCTTACGTACCAGCACTGCTAATGGATTATTGCTGTTCCTGCACAATAAACGATGTCCGTACTTACATTGCACATTCAGTGTGAGGATCTGTGAGGATGAGACATTTGGGTATGTGACTCTGCAGCTGAGGTTTTGCCCGTGATGTTTGAGCGCTGGGGTCAGAGACAGAACAGAAGTATATGTCCACGTGtctccccactgagttactctgtgtgAGGCTGAAGGTGGTTCACCAGTGGGGGTGACCCAGGTTAGGGTAGGTGTTGTTCCATTACAGGTGGTGTTGAAGGAGCAGGTCACATTCACAGGATGACCTGCCACCATTTCAGCAGAGAATATCCTGGGTTTATCTGTGAAATCTAACACACACAGGAACAGATACTGTTAGTTAAACATCACTGGATACATCGGTTCACATGGTAATCCCAGTCCCACATGAGGAAGGATGTTTTTACaaggtacagaagagtgaaaacaCACGCCTACAGATTACCAATGACCAGTCTCTCCCCTGGTCACTccatcttcttccctctcccatcgggcaaaaggtatagaagtgtgaaaacgcacacctccatattcagggacagtttcttcccagctgttatcaggcaactgaaccatcctatcacaaccagagagcggtcatgaagtgctatctacctcattggtgaccctcggactatccctgatcggactttgctagaTTAACCGTGGTACGTGATGAGGGAatgacgttcagtgcaaggtaaagacagcaaagtccgatcaaggatagtccgagggtcaccagtgaggttgatagtagttcagcactgctctctggtaggatggttcctttgcctgataacagctgggaagaaactgttgagtgaatgagtgaattatACGGAGCACTTACCAGTAACACGGAGCTGTGTTATAGGGTGGTAGTTGTAACGAGCTGCCCCTCCAAAATCAACTCTGAAAAAATAAGGACCTGCATCTTGCTGCGTGATGTTGTCTATAACCAGGGAACAGTCGTTGTCTCTCAGGACCCCTGACAGCCGGGTCCGATGCTGAAACTGTATTGATTCTAGACTGGGATTCCTGGAGTGGAAGGCTACAGAATCTTCGTTGTTCATCTCACTGTTAAACCAGATTCCAGTCCGATTCTCATACTTCAGAAATGACGGGTATTTGTAGTGACACGGAATCTGTGCACACAAACCATTCTGCGCTGTCACATCTAGTGGATTGTCCGCACTCCACTGTCCTGACATCACGGCTGAGGAGAGAAGCAACAATATTTAGCAGTGAACACCCTGTCAGCTCACTGGACTCACTCTCCACACTTTTATCTTGCCTGGTGTGTACAGAGCGGAGAAgagtggcatggtggtgtagtggtagagcctCACTGCTCACCACAcctcccacagtgtgtcactccctcctcaccccccattccctccccccacagtgtgtcactccctcctcacccccattccccccacagtgtgtcactccctcctcaccccccattcccccccacagtgtgtcactccctcctcacccc
Coding sequences within it:
- the LOC129694835 gene encoding uncharacterized protein LOC129694835, whose amino-acid sequence is MVAGHPVNVTCSFNTTCNGTTPTLTWVTPTGEPPSASHRVTQWGDTWTYTSVLSLTPALKHHGQNLSCRVTYPNVSSSQILTLNVQCKYGHRLLCRNSNNPLAVLVRKVINSRSRSKPFSPSSLFHHSMMADLSLPHNYLPYPRITESAAKLVAEFYLFADAPQNLIITSPNNMHSSWVSIKQGNSAVILCSVQSFPASNLTWEHLSVTLNTTCSGNELRMEFPQLTRQDYYLNGI